From one Eucalyptus grandis isolate ANBG69807.140 chromosome 9, ASM1654582v1, whole genome shotgun sequence genomic stretch:
- the LOC104419829 gene encoding jacalin-related lectin 4, with protein MGSEEFEGRIPFCSSSVHRWKYDVFVSFRGKDIRKTFAAHLFRALKQAGIYYFEDNDKAETGIFIEPKLLNAIHHSRVSLIVFTTNYADSRWCLNELVKILECNRTFRDHQGHVVVPIFHNVEPSDVRKQSGQFGDGFQKCLATHTDDLLVQKWRDALKEAGNLSGWHLNNDANGDQADFIEQIVGHLFKIIPRTSSPYAIGVDSFVDDVISSLEIRSEDGVRVVGIWGMKGIGKTTVAKVICGSLFREFEGVSLLENVGDTNQGALLLLQKRLLHDVLQVKGLEMYDLNSNINVIKNKLCRKKILLVLDDISKKDQIEYFGAGDRDWFQHGSRILITTREERLLDDLEVDDKYMLPGLGSKESLQLMCRHAFCKDQPEEGYEELSKSLVHYAGGLPMALKRFGSFLSRKKNQGQQILETLARDPPRDSVGLPLDPSSLRHSVGPFGGHGGDSFDDQTYGDIRKITIVVRSEIESITIDYDQNGCLVRSPRHGGFFGREAWEFTLNYPEEYLISVSGHIREDSCRVINSLTFYSNMRTHGPFGNENGMFFRFPQVDGKIIGFHGRSNYSLDSIGAHFGPVSHPYPFKHVGPFGNGKNRWDDGKHSDVRQIVVVSGSAIESISITYEEGRSFRHGANDGGKINTINLDWLTEYLTSVSGYIMNDLGSTIIHSLTFQSNKRTYGPFGTETGRKFSFPATGGKIIGFYGSSGSHLQSLGAYFQPISHIYPIKCSGPLGGQGGQPWDDGKYNGVKKIKMMVYVDAVNLDYPREFLTSVSGYIRDNNPVIQSLTFESNIRRHGPFGREEGRFFSCALTCSKIIGFHGRSGAQLDALGVYSEPISDLRLLKSIGPFGGQGGSAWDDGDSTGVREIFVKGGLVIHSITVEYDKNGSVQRIERGADGAVDGGYSTLEIKLDYPREYLTSFSGYFKDFFGYTVIRSLKFQSNERTFGPIGVEDGKYFSFPSTGKKIVGFHGRLNSIILEEYLTSFSGYYGDFLGILLLAPSHFGAMKEISGHLMYKMGNYPMGIKYVEGFVPSTSSSAYRWKYDVFMSFRGEDVRKNFAVHLFRALKQAGIYCVKDNDKVETAIFIESKVLEAICHSRRVHHHLRGLEMVLERAGGDPGVPQEVQKSSGSRGSAHFL; from the exons ATGGGAAGCGAAGAGTTCGAGGGACGCATTCCATTTTGTTCCTCTTCGGTTCATCGATGGAAGTACGACGTGTTCGTAAGTTTCAGAGGTAAGGACATAAGGAAGACCTTCGCAGCCCACCTATTCCGTGCGCTAAAGCAGGCGGGAATCTACTACTTCGAGGACAATGACAAAGCAGAGACCGGAATTTTCATCGAGCCCAAGCTGCTCAATGCGATTCACCATTCCAGGGTCTCTCTCATCGTGTTTACCACCAACTATGCGGACTCGCGGTGGTGCTTGAACGAGCTGGTGAAAATCCTGGAGTGCAACAGGACGTTCAGAGATCATCAGGGTCACGTGGTTGTGCCCATTTTCCATAATGTTGAGCCAAGCGACGTTCGGAAACAGAGCGGGCAATTTGGGGATGGTTTTCAAAAGTGTTTGGCCACCCACACGGACGATTTGCTGGTGCAGAAGTGGAGGGATGCGCTTAAAGAAGCTGGAAATTTATCGGGATGGCATTTGAATAATGATGCCAATGG GGATCAAGCGGACTTCATCGAGCAAATTGTAGGACATCTCTTCAAGATTATTCCCAGAACTAGCTCCCCCTATGCTATTGGAGTGGATTCCTTTGTTGACGACGTGATATCATCGCTGGAAATCAGGTCAGAGGATGGTGTGCGTGTGGTTGGAATATGGGGAATGAAAGGAATTGGCAAGACAACTGTGGCCAAAGTCATTTGTGGTAGCCTTTTTAGGGAATTTGAAGGTGTTAGCTTACTTGAAAATGTTGGAGATACAAACCAAGGTGCTCTTTTACTTCTTCAGAAGAGACTTCTCCATGATGTTCTGCAGGTAAAAGGTCTAGAAATGTACGATCTTAATAGCAACATCaatgtgataaaaaataaactCTGTCGAAAAAAGATCCTTCTAGTTCTTGATGACATATCTAAGAAGGACCAAATTGAGTATTTTGGTGCTGGAGATCGAGATTGGTTTCAACATGGGAGTAGAATTTTGATAACTACGAGAGAAGAACGGCTTCTGGACGATCTCGAAGTAGATGACAAGTACATGCTCCCAGGACTGGGTTCTAAAGAATCACTTCAACTCATGTGCCGCCATGCCTTCTGCAAAGACCAACCTGAAGAAGGGTATGAAGAGTTGTCTAAGAGTCTTGTCCACTATGCAGGCGGTCTGCCAATGGCTCTTAAGAGATTTGGTTCCTTTctttcaaggaagaaaaatcagGGGCAACAGATCTTGGAGACATTGGCAAGAGATCCTCCTCGTGATTCAGTTGGATTACCTTTAGATCCATCCTCCCTTCGTCACTCTGTAGGGCCATTTGGAGGCCATGGTGGAGATTCTTTTGATGATCAAACATACGGTGacataagaaaaataacaattgtcGTGAGATCAGAGATTGAGTCCATTACTATTGACTATGATCAGAATGGGTGTTTGGTGCGCTCACCGCGACATGGTGGATTTTTTGGACGAGAAGCATGGGAG TTTACTTTAAATTATCCAGAAGAATACTTGATTTCAGTCTCCGGCCACATTCGAGAAGATTCCTGTCGTGTCATCAACTCTCTTACCTTCTACAGCAATATGAGGACACATGGGCCGTTTGGCAATGAGAATGGGATGTTTTTCAGGTTTCCACAAGTTGATGGAAAGATCATTGGTTTTCATGGGAGGAGTAACTATTCTCTGGATTCCATTGGAGCTCATTTTGGACCTGTCTCTCATCCATATCCCTTCAAACACGTAGGACCATTTGGAAATGGGAAAAACCGCTGGGATGATGGCAAGCATTCAGATGTCAGACAAATTGTTGTAGTCTCTGGTTCTGCAATTGAATCTATTAGTATTACCTATGAGGAGGGTCGTTCTTTTAGACATGGTGCAAATGATGGCGGCAAAATAAATACG ATAAATTTAGACTGGTTGACTGAATATCTAACTTCAGTCTCGGGATATATTATGAATGATTTGGGTTCTACTATCATCCATTCTCTCACAtttcaaagtaataaaagaacataCGGACCATTTGGCACTGAAActggaagaaaattttcatttcccgCAACTGGTGGTAAGATCATTGGATTTTATGGGAGTTCTGGTTCCCATCTTCAATCTCTTGGAGCATATTTCCAACCAATATCTCATATATATCCGATCAAGTGTAGCGGACCATTAGGAGGCCAAGGTGGACAACCTTGGGACGATGGAAAATATAATGgtgtaaagaaaataaagatgat GGTGTACGTGGATGCG GTTAACTTGGACTACCCTCGTGAGTTCTTAACCTCCGTATCAGGTTATATCAGAGATAATAATCCGGTAATCCAATCGCTCACGTTCGAAAGCAATATAAGAAGGCATGGACCCTTTGGtagggaagaaggaagattcTTCAGCTGTGCACTGACATGCAGCAAGATCATTGGCTTTCACGGAAGGTCTGGCGCCCAGCTTGATGCCCTAGGAGTCTACTCTGAACCAATTTCGGATCTTCGACTCTTGAAATCCATTGGGCCATTTGGAGGTCAAGGTGGCAGTGCATGGGACGATGGAGATAGCACGGGTGTGAGAGAAATATTTGTAAAAGGAGGATTAGTTATTCACTCCATTACTGTTGAGTACGACAAGAATGGGTCTGTCCAGCGCATTGAACGTGGTGCGGATGGTGCTGTGGATGGAGGATATTCAACACTTGAG ATTAAACTCGATTATCCTCGAGAGTACTTGACTTCGTTTTCTGGTTACTTTAAAGATTTCTTCGGGTATACTGTCATCCGCTCTCTCAAATTTCAGAGCAATGAAAGAACTTTTGGGCCAATTGGTGTAGAAGACGGGAAgtacttttcttttccatcaacCGGCAAAAAGATTGTTGGGTTTCATGGGAG atTAAACTCGATTATCCTTGAGGAGTACTTGACTTCATTTTCTGGATACTATGGAGATTTTTTGGGTATACTATTGCTTGCTCCGTCGCATTTTGGAGcaatgaaagaaatttcaggCCATTTGATGTATAAGATGGGAA ATTATCCTATGGGAATCAAATACGTCGAGGGATTCGTTCCATCTACTTCCTCTTCGGCTTATCGGTGGAAGTACGACGTGTTCATGAGCTTCAGAGGCGAGGACGTAAGGAAGAACTTCGCAGTCCATCTCTTCCGCGCACTAAAGCAGGCGGGGATCTACTGCGTCAAGGACAATGACAAAGTGGAGACCGCGATTTTCATTGAGTCCAAGGTGCTTGAGGCGATTTGCCATTCTCGTCGTGTTCACCACCACCTACGCGGACTTGAGATGGTGCTTGAACGAGCTGGTGGAGATCCTGGAGTGCCACAGGAGGTTCAGAAATCATCAGGGTCACGTGGTTCTGCccattttctttga